A window from Borrelia sp. P9F1 encodes these proteins:
- a CDS encoding divergent PAP2 family protein encodes MIKELFTNDLFLSCFISGIVAQVIKYAIQTMKTRRLKLNPTYLIKSIFLETGGMPSSHSSTVTALATSIFITEGINTSFIIALAFALITIRDSFGVRYMAGVQAEYLNDLSEQLRVAIEIEPLKIKVVKGHKKKEVFTGVVIGIVSAWAVCYRVI; translated from the coding sequence ATGATAAAGGAATTATTTACAAATGACCTTTTCTTGTCTTGTTTCATTTCAGGAATTGTTGCGCAAGTCATTAAATATGCTATTCAGACAATGAAAACGAGAAGACTTAAGTTGAACCCAACATATCTAATAAAAAGTATCTTTTTAGAAACGGGGGGGATGCCTAGCAGTCACTCTTCAACCGTTACAGCTCTTGCAACTTCAATATTTATAACAGAGGGAATAAATACGAGCTTCATTATCGCCCTTGCTTTTGCCTTAATAACAATAAGAGATTCCTTTGGGGTCAGGTACATGGCAGGTGTACAGGCAGAATATCTTAATGATTTATCCGAACAATTAAGGGTTGCAATTGAGATCGAACCCCTAAAAATCAAGGTAGTCAAGGGCCACAAGAAAAAGGAAGTATTTACGGGAGTGGTTATTGGAATAGTTTCCGCATGGGCAGTATGTTATCGAGTAATATAG